One Sulfurovum zhangzhouensis genomic window, GCAACGGAGTAGTGTGCAAACTTGAACTTTGTATTTTTAATTACATTCAACGCCTTGTTCAACTTAACGATCTCACCCTCTTTAGTAAACAGATAGATCATACCGTCTGATACGACTACATCAGAGATATTTGCCTGATACTCCTGCTCTCCTGCTTCTCCCAAAGTAAACAATGTTTTCGGTGTTGCTGCCACCACTGTATTGCCGGTTCTTGAAAGGTAGATTACATTGTTAAAAGCCTTTTCACTACTGAGGTACACTACTTTTGCATTGGTGGTATCATAACCGTTTACAATAATAAGTTTTCCGTCCAACATAGGGAAAACCGTAAGCGAATCAATAAATATAGGTGTTGCAGTTCTTACATCGATCGCGTATGTTTCATCCGACTTCTCCTCCAACATCTTCTTCTTAGCATTCATATTGTAAAGACCAAATGAGTTATTGTTTAGGATATAAGCGATCTTTCCACCCTGAAGAGATGCTGTTACTACCGGAGAATCAAAAGTGATCTCACTTACTGTTTGTCGGGTATCCTTATCTATGACTTTCAATGACCCCTCGATATTGGATGCCAATACATATCGGTTATTTTCACTTAATAATCTATATCCTTGGGTAAGGCTGATTGATCGTATACCCTCTTTTTTACTTATATATCGGCCGTTTTCCAGAGTAGCACCGTCTCTGTTTACAGAGATGATCTTGCTTTCATAACTACCTGTCGCTTTAGAAGCACTGAACGTTTGTTCCGGCTCAAAATACTTTTTACTACTACACCCGGTAAAAATTAAAGCAGCTGTAACACCAGCCAGTGCCAAATATTTCATTATTTTGCCTTTATTGTAGAATGTTTAAGAAGCTGAGCCAGTGTTGCAACTGGTGAACGCGGATCTATCATATTAAGCTTCTCTTGGGCTTTTTTCATCTCTCCGTTTTGTATAGCAAGATATGCCTCTTCCAAAGTTGTCATCTCTTTGTAAAGCACAGAATCTGTAGTTTTATCCTCCATTACAGCCAAAGTATATCCACTTGCATCTGCAATCACACTATTGCTGCTATGAGACAATATAGCCAAAGTATTTTTATCCCCGGTTTTTGAAGCTTGTGCATAGCTATAAAGTTCAAAAAGTGCCGGGTTTTTTTCTTTCAGTGTATTAAGTGCTGCTGTGTCTTCAGGATTTTGCTGAAGTGTCAAAAGTGCATTGTTCGCCTCAGACAATCTTGCCTCTTCCATTGCAGTCATAACACTTTTGCCGACAAATAAAAGTATCAATACAACAATAACACTCCAGATCACAACTCTATATTTTTTATAGAGTGTTTCCAGTTTAAAAGCACTTTCAAGTACCTTTTCATCACTACTCAACTCTTGTTTTACGTCTGCAATATTCACTGCAATCTCCTAAACTAAATTAATGGGATATATTATACCTTTTGGAGTTAAGATTTGGGTTAGCGTTTACTTGGAGATATTATTAAATTTATCTCTTTCCTCACCTTGCAAATCAAACATACGTGAATCTTTCTATCTTACATTTTCCTCTTTAGGCTGTGCCCAGTGTATGGTTACCATCCGGTTACCCCAGTATCTTGCTCTTTTAAAATCATCTCCCATATAGACATCGATTCTTTTCTTCCATTTGGGATGCATTCTATCCATTACTACATACTCACCGGAAAGTCCATCAATTCTTACCTTCGTTTTGTAGGTTAAACCCATTTTGAACAGATCATCAGAGACTGCAATACAGTGGCATGTGGGAGTCAATGCATCTCCCCATGCACCGACAGGATATTTGGCATTTTTTCTTTTCAGTCGTGAGGTATATGCGGTAGCGTGTACCTGCATTTTTAGTATCTCTTTTTTAGGAGGATGTTCGGGGGAAACAGGTGACAGCTGTTGCTTTACACACCCCGTAACAAAAAAAGTGATCGATACGACTGCAGACAGATATACTAAATACTTTTTTACTTTCCTGTACCACATTGGAATTCCATCTTTTCTACAGTTCAACTATTGTAATCCCGAGATTGCCCGGCATTCTATAAAAGTTTTTGATCTTTGGATGTTTTTTGAGATACTCGGTGACCATTTTTGACAGTACACCACCCCCTGTTCCATGAATGATCTGCACTTCATTAAGATTATTGACCATTGCATCAGAGAGGAACTTATCTACCGTATCCAGTGCTTCATCCGCATACATTCCAAGCAGCTTCACAGAAACCGAAGCCTTTGATTTTTCGACTGCCACTGTGGCCTTTTTGGACTTTTGAGGTACTTTAACTTTTGGCTCTTCACCTCTTTTTTTCAGCTCTTTAAGAGGAACTCTCATCTTCAATCCGTCTACTTCTATGGTTGCTTCTTTTCCGCGAATAGAGAGAAGTACACCCTTGTGGGATCGATACTTGATCTTATCACCCTCTTTCAATGGCTCTTTCTCTTCTGTCGGTGTCTCTTTTGGCGTAAAACTTTTATACTTGTGCGCCTCAGTAAGCAGTCGTCTTCCTTCCGTTGATTCTTTGGCTTTAAGTGCTTCTTGGGCTCTCTTGGTCGCTGCATTATAACGGTTCTCAAGTGTCGCGATCGCTTTTCTATGACTCTCTTGAAGTTT contains:
- a CDS encoding 3D domain-containing protein, with translation MWYRKVKKYLVYLSAVVSITFFVTGCVKQQLSPVSPEHPPKKEILKMQVHATAYTSRLKRKNAKYPVGAWGDALTPTCHCIAVSDDLFKMGLTYKTKVRIDGLSGEYVVMDRMHPKWKKRIDVYMGDDFKRARYWGNRMVTIHWAQPKEENVR